The proteins below are encoded in one region of Micromonospora pisi:
- a CDS encoding response regulator transcription factor has product MRVLVVEDERNLADAIGRGLRRQGMAVDLAYDGTVGHEMAMVTRYDVVVLDRDLPGVHGDQICADLVSSGALTRVLMLTASGTVADRVEGLQLGADDYLPKPFAFDELVARVQALGRRATPAAPPVLTVADLVVDPARRVATRAGTPVDLTRKEFGVLEELLKARGAVVSSEELLERVWDANTDPFTTTVRVTVMTLRKKLGDPPLIETVVGAGYRMPERYLPEQVGA; this is encoded by the coding sequence GTGCGGGTACTGGTGGTGGAGGACGAGCGGAATCTCGCCGACGCGATCGGGCGGGGATTACGCCGCCAGGGCATGGCGGTCGACCTGGCCTACGACGGCACGGTGGGACACGAGATGGCCATGGTGACGCGGTACGACGTGGTGGTCCTGGACCGGGACCTGCCCGGCGTGCACGGCGACCAGATCTGTGCCGACCTGGTCAGCTCCGGTGCGCTGACCCGGGTGCTCATGCTCACCGCGAGCGGTACGGTCGCGGACCGGGTCGAGGGGCTGCAACTCGGGGCCGACGACTATCTGCCCAAGCCGTTCGCCTTCGACGAGCTCGTCGCCCGGGTGCAGGCGCTCGGCCGACGGGCCACCCCGGCCGCGCCCCCGGTGCTCACCGTGGCGGACCTGGTGGTCGACCCGGCCCGTCGGGTGGCCACCCGGGCCGGAACGCCGGTCGATCTGACCCGCAAGGAGTTCGGGGTGCTGGAGGAACTGCTCAAGGCCCGGGGTGCGGTGGTCTCCAGCGAGGAACTGCTGGAACGGGTCTGGGACGCCAACACCGACCCGTTCACCACGACGGTACGGGTGACCGTGATGACCCTACGGAAGAAACTCGGTGATCCACCGCTGATCGAGACCGTGGTCGGCGCCGGTTACCGGATGCCGGAGCGCTACCTGCCCGAGCAGGTGGGCGCATGA
- a CDS encoding PQQ-binding-like beta-propeller repeat protein: MGQIELGDRWTEPTVEDRPPARSWLATRSVRLGALLALLLATMSAAGTGPARISAVTIPARLGTSVVSGVDQLFLIDPVDPATDSRQQVSAYRLPGGEPLWRVRMPVPGPLGGHTLIGDTLVLTSDWGSVAPRRTVGVDTATGAISWRRTASFDAVSAYGDVLLWTPDADTTGAGVAAGEEIPAGFGMWTPGTLEAIAPDSGAVRWSVKLPAGAVHDYTGPTDETAGWFDGPLPERAMIGLPGGRIEVRDLGSGQVVRSAELPAPEAGGVGSWPPAAVGDLLLRPEGARSLTAYGLERFERRWTIDWDTDRDPWPQPCGAVLCAFRRTGGVRVLDPATGAVRWSDDRWSTLHSVGPYLIGSDQARQQPAPGLSVLDPGTGRVLGDLGAWQVLGLLSDGAAPTNGSTDGGSSEGAGGPGGPRLIGFRTGQDGRTLVAAVDLATASTRPLAVLPGISGDCRYAHGVLVCRRLDATIGVWRLPV; encoded by the coding sequence GTGGGCCAGATCGAGCTGGGTGACCGGTGGACCGAACCGACGGTGGAGGACCGCCCACCGGCCCGCTCCTGGTTGGCCACCCGGTCGGTACGTCTCGGCGCGCTGCTGGCACTGCTCCTCGCCACCATGAGTGCGGCCGGTACCGGGCCGGCCCGGATCTCGGCGGTGACCATTCCGGCCCGGTTGGGCACGTCGGTGGTGAGCGGCGTCGACCAGCTCTTCCTGATCGACCCGGTTGATCCGGCAACGGATTCCCGGCAGCAGGTCAGCGCGTACCGGTTGCCCGGTGGCGAGCCGTTGTGGCGGGTACGGATGCCGGTGCCCGGCCCGCTCGGCGGGCACACCCTGATCGGCGACACGCTGGTGCTGACCTCGGACTGGGGTTCGGTCGCACCTCGGCGGACGGTCGGGGTGGACACCGCGACCGGCGCGATCTCCTGGAGACGTACGGCCTCCTTCGACGCGGTGAGCGCCTACGGCGACGTGCTGCTCTGGACCCCGGACGCGGACACCACCGGTGCGGGTGTCGCGGCCGGGGAGGAGATCCCGGCCGGCTTCGGCATGTGGACCCCGGGCACCCTGGAGGCGATCGCGCCGGACTCGGGTGCGGTGCGCTGGTCGGTCAAGCTGCCCGCCGGGGCGGTGCACGACTACACCGGCCCGACCGACGAGACCGCCGGTTGGTTCGACGGCCCGCTGCCGGAGCGGGCGATGATCGGGCTGCCGGGTGGCCGGATCGAGGTACGGGACCTGGGCTCCGGTCAGGTGGTCCGGTCGGCGGAACTGCCCGCGCCGGAGGCGGGCGGTGTCGGGTCGTGGCCACCGGCGGCGGTCGGTGACCTGTTGCTGCGCCCCGAGGGGGCACGCAGCCTGACCGCGTACGGGTTGGAGCGGTTCGAGCGGCGGTGGACGATCGACTGGGACACCGACCGGGATCCGTGGCCGCAGCCGTGCGGTGCCGTGCTCTGTGCCTTTCGCCGGACCGGTGGGGTGCGGGTGCTCGACCCCGCCACCGGTGCGGTCCGGTGGTCCGACGACAGGTGGAGCACCCTGCACTCGGTGGGGCCGTACCTGATCGGGAGCGACCAGGCCCGGCAGCAGCCGGCGCCCGGGCTGAGCGTGCTGGATCCGGGCACCGGCCGGGTGCTCGGCGACCTCGGCGCCTGGCAGGTGCTCGGGTTGCTCAGCGACGGTGCCGCCCCGACCAACGGATCGACCGACGGCGGGTCGTCCGAGGGGGCCGGAGGGCCGGGCGGACCGCGGCTGATCGGATTCCGTACCGGTCAGGACGGCCGGACCCTGGTCGCCGCCGTCGACCTGGCCACGGCCTCGACCCGGCCGCTGGCGGTGCTGCCGGGCATCTCCGGTGACTGCCGGTACGCCCACGGCGTGCTGGTCTGCCGCCGGCTCGACGCCACCATCGGCGTCTGGCGCCTGCCCGTCTGA